In Acidianus brierleyi, one genomic interval encodes:
- the ureG gene encoding urease accessory protein UreG, translating to MIKIGVLGPVGSGKTTLIEFLAKEFIKMKFKVGIVTNDVVSNFDAVRIYSDLVLKDKVLPKENIVGLVTGGCPHTAIREDPSLNMRAIETLSRKSKLDIIFIESGGDNVMSTFSPLLSDYSIFVLDTSAGDKYPRKGGLGITQSDLLVINKIDLAPYVGADLSKMREDAESVREGKPTAFISLRTMEGTEELMRILLEDLNIEGLLGNK from the coding sequence TTGATTAAAATTGGTGTTCTAGGTCCAGTAGGTTCTGGAAAAACTACATTAATAGAATTTTTAGCAAAAGAATTTATAAAGATGAAATTTAAAGTAGGAATAGTTACTAATGACGTAGTTTCAAATTTTGACGCAGTAAGGATATATTCAGATTTAGTCTTAAAAGATAAAGTATTGCCTAAGGAAAATATTGTGGGATTAGTTACTGGGGGATGTCCACATACTGCAATTAGAGAAGATCCTTCTTTAAATATGAGAGCTATAGAAACGTTATCAAGGAAATCTAAATTAGATATAATATTTATAGAAAGTGGTGGAGATAATGTAATGAGCACTTTTAGCCCATTATTATCAGATTATAGTATATTCGTATTAGACACATCTGCTGGAGATAAATATCCTAGAAAAGGAGGATTGGGTATTACACAAAGCGATTTGCTTGTTATCAACAAAATAGACTTAGCTCCATACGTAGGAGCAGATCTTAGCAAAATGAGAGAAGATGCAGAATCTGTTAGGGAAGGCAAACCTACGGCATTTATAAGTTTAAGAACTATGGAAGGAACAGAAGAGCTCATGAGAATATTGCTGGAGGATTTGAATATTGAAGGCTTACTTGGAAATAAATAA